One genomic region from Nymphaea colorata isolate Beijing-Zhang1983 chromosome 10, ASM883128v2, whole genome shotgun sequence encodes:
- the LOC116262148 gene encoding ethylene-overproduction protein 1 isoform X2, with the protein MSDPKLLRRSLRSARQHAIDPHRKVVLAAWLKYERREDELDGALSMNCSGRMIECPKAALVEGYDPGSVFDPCNCRRPPLKAKQEADHYLDEDVGTSKVSDVTEEFEEEDECSTSDFEGDYVYFCIGDEEIRCVRRKIAALSIPLHAMLYGCFRESCREKINFSHNEISASAMKAVDRFSRTGNLDHFSPNIVLSLLNFSNKFCCERMKSACDRYLASLVSTIEDALIFVEYGLEETAYLLVASCLQVFLRELPRSLQNPDVRELLCSSDGRKRLEMVSHSSFALYYLLSQVALEEDNQSNTTVMLLERLGECATSQWQKELALHQLGCVMLERKEYKDAQNWFEAAAEVGHVYSLAGAARAKFKRGHKYSAYKQTNSLISTINLSHKSLSSAIGWMYQERSLYCIGKEKITDLNTATELDPTLSYPYKYRAVALMDDNKTYEAITEINRILGFKVSPDCLELRAWFYLSLEDYESALRDIRALLTLDPEYLLFHGQIRADQLVDLLNYRVQQWSLADCWMQLYDRWSSVDDIGSLAVVHQMLENNPGKSLLRFRQSLLLLRLNCQKAAMRSLRLARNNSSSEHERLVYEGWILYDTGYREEALAKAEESISIQRSFEAFFLKAYALADTNLDPVSSSTVIQLLEEALKCPSDGLRKGQALNNLGSVYVDCENLELAANCYINALNIRHTRAHQGLARVYHLKNERKAAYDEMTKLIEKARNNASAYEKRSEYCDRDSAKRDLSMATLLDPLRTYPYRYRAAVLMDDRKEVEAIAELSKAIAFKPDLQLLHLRAAFHESMGEIAAATRDCRAAFCLDPNHADTVELYNKVCCRT; encoded by the exons ATGTCAGATCCCAAATTGCTCAGGCGCAGCTTGCGATCGGCACGTCAACATGCGATTGATCCTCACAGGAAGGTCGTCCTTGCTGCTTGGTTGAAGTATGAGAGGCGGGAGGATGAGCTAGATGGTGCACTGTCTATGAACTGCAGCGGAAGAATGATAGAATGCCCAAAGGCCGCTTTAGTTGAAGGCTATGATCCAGGCAGTGTGTTTGATCCCTGCAATTGTAGAAGACCGCCACTGAAAGCAAAACAGGAGGCGGACCATTATTTGGATGAAGATGTTGGTACGAGCAAAGTATCGGATGTTACAGAGGAATTTGAGGAAGAGGATGAATGCTCAACTTCTGATTTTGAAGGGGATTACGTCTACTTTTGTATTGGAGACGAAGAAATCCGTTGTGTTCGTAGAAAGATAGCAGCACTCTCGATACCTTTACATGCTATGCTTTATGGTTGCTTTAGAGAGTCGTGTAGGGAAAAGATCAACTTTTCACACAATGAGATATCTGCAAGTGCTATGAAAGCTGTAGATAGATTCAGTAGAACAGGCAATTTAGATCATTTTAGCCCAAATATCGTACTCAGCCTCCTAAACTTTTCAAATAAGTTTTGTTGTGAGCGGATGAAATCAGCATGTGACAGATATCTGGCTTCTCTTGTATCTACTATTGAAGATGCTCTGATATTTGTAGAATATGGTTTGGAAGAAACCGCATATTTGCTTGTTGCATCCTGCTTGCAGGTATTCTTACGAGAACTTCCAAGGTCTCTGCAAAATCCAGATGTAAGGGAACTGCTCTGTAGCTCAGATGGCAGGAAAAGGTTAGAGATGGTATCCCATTCTTCCTTTGCTTTATACTATCTCTTGAGCCAGGTAGCTCTGGAGGAGGATAATCAATCCAACACTACAGTTATGCTTCTGGAGAGGCTAGGAGAATGTGCCACATCGCAGTGGCAGAAGGAGCTTGCCCTGCACCAGCTAGGTTGTGTCatgcttgaaagaaaagaatataaAGATGCTCAAAACTGGTTCGAAGCTGCAGCTGAAGTTGGACATGTTTACTCCTTGGCTGGTGCTGCAAGAGCAAAATTTAAGAGAGGTCACAAGTATTCTGCATATAAGCAGACTAACAGCCTTATCTCCACCATTAATTTGTCACATAAATCGCTGTCATCAGCGATTGGATGGATGTACCAAGAAAGGTCTCTCTATTGCATCGGCAAGGAGAAAATAACAGACTTAAATACAGCCACTGAACTGGATCCTACTCTTTCATACCCGTACAAATACAGAGCAGTAGCCCTGATGGATGATAATAAAACCTATGAAGCTATCACGGAGATCAACAGGATTCTGGGGTTTAAGGTTTCTCCTGACTGCCTTGAACTGCGAGCGTGGTTCTACCTTTCTCTTGAAGATTATGAGTCTGCCTTACGTGATATCAGAGCACTTCTTACTCTGGACCCTGAATACCTTCTCTTCCATGGGCAAATTCGTGCAGATCAGTTAGTTGATCTTCTCAATTATCGTGTTCAACAATGGAGCTTAGCTGATTGCTGGATGCAACTATATGACCGATGGTcttctgttgatgatattgGATCGCTCGCTGTGGTTCATCAAATGCTTGAGAATAACCCTGGAAAAAGTCTCCTCAGGTTTCGGCAGTCTCTCCTTCTTTTGCG GTTGAATTGTCAGAAAGCAGCAATGCGCAGTTTGCGGTTGGCTCGTAACAATTCAAGCTCCGAGCATGAAAGACTTGTCTATGAGGGTTGGATTTTGTATGACACTGGCTATCGTGAAGAGGCACTGGCTAAGGCAGAGGAATCTATTTCAATCCAGAGATCATTTGAAGCCTTTTTCCTCAAGGCATATGCTCTAGCAGATACAAATTTAGACCCTGTATCATCATCCACCGTTATCCAGCTGCTTGAGGAAGCTCTTAAATGTCCATCCGATGGACTTCGAAAAGGACAG GCACTGAACAACCTTGGAAGTGTCTATGTGGACTGTGAAAATCTGGAACTTGCTGCAAACTGCTACATAAATGCTCTTAATATCAGACATACTAGAGCACACCAGGGTCTTGCACGTGTATACCAtcttaaaaatgaaagaaaagcagCTTACGATGAGATGACCAAACTCATAGAGAAAGCAAGAAATAATGCATCGGCATATGAAAAACGTTCTGAGTATTGTGATCGGGATTCAGCAAAGCGTGACCTAAGTATGGCTACACTGCTGGATCCATTAAGGACATATCCTTACAGATATAGAGCTGCAG TTTTAATGGATGACCGTAAGGAAGTAGAGGCAATAGCAGAACTTTCTAAGGCAATCGCATTCAAGCCTGACCTACAGCTGCTGCACCTGCGAGCAGCGTTTCATGAATCAATGGGGGAAATTGCTGCTGCTACACGTGATTGTCGTGCAGCCTTTTGTCTTGATCCTAATCATGCTGATACAGTTGAATTGTACAATAAAGTCTGTTGCCGAACATGA
- the LOC116262148 gene encoding ethylene-overproduction protein 1 isoform X1 — protein MQHNFLTTMKSLKLADGCKGSQVYAVNPGDKVQQEPRASSVRWKSSHHRSLSTADSYLPYGLPIADLLEPPIEPHLKFVDFVETLASVYEKLENASDDERCDLYIEQSIVLRGMSDPKLLRRSLRSARQHAIDPHRKVVLAAWLKYERREDELDGALSMNCSGRMIECPKAALVEGYDPGSVFDPCNCRRPPLKAKQEADHYLDEDVGTSKVSDVTEEFEEEDECSTSDFEGDYVYFCIGDEEIRCVRRKIAALSIPLHAMLYGCFRESCREKINFSHNEISASAMKAVDRFSRTGNLDHFSPNIVLSLLNFSNKFCCERMKSACDRYLASLVSTIEDALIFVEYGLEETAYLLVASCLQVFLRELPRSLQNPDVRELLCSSDGRKRLEMVSHSSFALYYLLSQVALEEDNQSNTTVMLLERLGECATSQWQKELALHQLGCVMLERKEYKDAQNWFEAAAEVGHVYSLAGAARAKFKRGHKYSAYKQTNSLISTINLSHKSLSSAIGWMYQERSLYCIGKEKITDLNTATELDPTLSYPYKYRAVALMDDNKTYEAITEINRILGFKVSPDCLELRAWFYLSLEDYESALRDIRALLTLDPEYLLFHGQIRADQLVDLLNYRVQQWSLADCWMQLYDRWSSVDDIGSLAVVHQMLENNPGKSLLRFRQSLLLLRLNCQKAAMRSLRLARNNSSSEHERLVYEGWILYDTGYREEALAKAEESISIQRSFEAFFLKAYALADTNLDPVSSSTVIQLLEEALKCPSDGLRKGQALNNLGSVYVDCENLELAANCYINALNIRHTRAHQGLARVYHLKNERKAAYDEMTKLIEKARNNASAYEKRSEYCDRDSAKRDLSMATLLDPLRTYPYRYRAAVLMDDRKEVEAIAELSKAIAFKPDLQLLHLRAAFHESMGEIAAATRDCRAAFCLDPNHADTVELYNKVCCRT, from the exons ATGCAGCACAATTTCCTTACGACGATGAAGAGCCTGAAATTGGCGGATGGGTGCAAGGGCAGCCAGGTTTATGCCGTGAATCCTGGTGACAAAGTTCAGCAAGAGCCGCGGGCAAGCTCTGTCAGATGGAAATCTAGCCATCATCGTAGCCTTTCTACAGCGGATTCTTATCTTCCTTACGG TTTGCCTATTGCAGACCTGTTGGAACCACCCATCGAGCCCcatttgaaatttgtggatttTGTGGAGACATTAGCTAGCGTTTATGAAAAGCTCGAGAATGCATCAGACGATGAAAGGTGTGATTTGTATATAGAGCAATCTATCGTCTTGAGAGGCATGTCAGATCCCAAATTGCTCAGGCGCAGCTTGCGATCGGCACGTCAACATGCGATTGATCCTCACAGGAAGGTCGTCCTTGCTGCTTGGTTGAAGTATGAGAGGCGGGAGGATGAGCTAGATGGTGCACTGTCTATGAACTGCAGCGGAAGAATGATAGAATGCCCAAAGGCCGCTTTAGTTGAAGGCTATGATCCAGGCAGTGTGTTTGATCCCTGCAATTGTAGAAGACCGCCACTGAAAGCAAAACAGGAGGCGGACCATTATTTGGATGAAGATGTTGGTACGAGCAAAGTATCGGATGTTACAGAGGAATTTGAGGAAGAGGATGAATGCTCAACTTCTGATTTTGAAGGGGATTACGTCTACTTTTGTATTGGAGACGAAGAAATCCGTTGTGTTCGTAGAAAGATAGCAGCACTCTCGATACCTTTACATGCTATGCTTTATGGTTGCTTTAGAGAGTCGTGTAGGGAAAAGATCAACTTTTCACACAATGAGATATCTGCAAGTGCTATGAAAGCTGTAGATAGATTCAGTAGAACAGGCAATTTAGATCATTTTAGCCCAAATATCGTACTCAGCCTCCTAAACTTTTCAAATAAGTTTTGTTGTGAGCGGATGAAATCAGCATGTGACAGATATCTGGCTTCTCTTGTATCTACTATTGAAGATGCTCTGATATTTGTAGAATATGGTTTGGAAGAAACCGCATATTTGCTTGTTGCATCCTGCTTGCAGGTATTCTTACGAGAACTTCCAAGGTCTCTGCAAAATCCAGATGTAAGGGAACTGCTCTGTAGCTCAGATGGCAGGAAAAGGTTAGAGATGGTATCCCATTCTTCCTTTGCTTTATACTATCTCTTGAGCCAGGTAGCTCTGGAGGAGGATAATCAATCCAACACTACAGTTATGCTTCTGGAGAGGCTAGGAGAATGTGCCACATCGCAGTGGCAGAAGGAGCTTGCCCTGCACCAGCTAGGTTGTGTCatgcttgaaagaaaagaatataaAGATGCTCAAAACTGGTTCGAAGCTGCAGCTGAAGTTGGACATGTTTACTCCTTGGCTGGTGCTGCAAGAGCAAAATTTAAGAGAGGTCACAAGTATTCTGCATATAAGCAGACTAACAGCCTTATCTCCACCATTAATTTGTCACATAAATCGCTGTCATCAGCGATTGGATGGATGTACCAAGAAAGGTCTCTCTATTGCATCGGCAAGGAGAAAATAACAGACTTAAATACAGCCACTGAACTGGATCCTACTCTTTCATACCCGTACAAATACAGAGCAGTAGCCCTGATGGATGATAATAAAACCTATGAAGCTATCACGGAGATCAACAGGATTCTGGGGTTTAAGGTTTCTCCTGACTGCCTTGAACTGCGAGCGTGGTTCTACCTTTCTCTTGAAGATTATGAGTCTGCCTTACGTGATATCAGAGCACTTCTTACTCTGGACCCTGAATACCTTCTCTTCCATGGGCAAATTCGTGCAGATCAGTTAGTTGATCTTCTCAATTATCGTGTTCAACAATGGAGCTTAGCTGATTGCTGGATGCAACTATATGACCGATGGTcttctgttgatgatattgGATCGCTCGCTGTGGTTCATCAAATGCTTGAGAATAACCCTGGAAAAAGTCTCCTCAGGTTTCGGCAGTCTCTCCTTCTTTTGCG GTTGAATTGTCAGAAAGCAGCAATGCGCAGTTTGCGGTTGGCTCGTAACAATTCAAGCTCCGAGCATGAAAGACTTGTCTATGAGGGTTGGATTTTGTATGACACTGGCTATCGTGAAGAGGCACTGGCTAAGGCAGAGGAATCTATTTCAATCCAGAGATCATTTGAAGCCTTTTTCCTCAAGGCATATGCTCTAGCAGATACAAATTTAGACCCTGTATCATCATCCACCGTTATCCAGCTGCTTGAGGAAGCTCTTAAATGTCCATCCGATGGACTTCGAAAAGGACAG GCACTGAACAACCTTGGAAGTGTCTATGTGGACTGTGAAAATCTGGAACTTGCTGCAAACTGCTACATAAATGCTCTTAATATCAGACATACTAGAGCACACCAGGGTCTTGCACGTGTATACCAtcttaaaaatgaaagaaaagcagCTTACGATGAGATGACCAAACTCATAGAGAAAGCAAGAAATAATGCATCGGCATATGAAAAACGTTCTGAGTATTGTGATCGGGATTCAGCAAAGCGTGACCTAAGTATGGCTACACTGCTGGATCCATTAAGGACATATCCTTACAGATATAGAGCTGCAG TTTTAATGGATGACCGTAAGGAAGTAGAGGCAATAGCAGAACTTTCTAAGGCAATCGCATTCAAGCCTGACCTACAGCTGCTGCACCTGCGAGCAGCGTTTCATGAATCAATGGGGGAAATTGCTGCTGCTACACGTGATTGTCGTGCAGCCTTTTGTCTTGATCCTAATCATGCTGATACAGTTGAATTGTACAATAAAGTCTGTTGCCGAACATGA